In Lactococcus paracarnosus, a genomic segment contains:
- a CDS encoding Wzz/FepE/Etk N-terminal domain-containing protein gives MQEIQEQTIDLRGIFKIIRKRLGLILFSALIVTTLGSIYTFFIASPVYTASTQLVVKLPNSDNSAAYAGQVTGNIQMANTINQVIVSPVILDKVQSNLNLSDDSFQKQVTATNLTNSQVITLTVKYSNPYVAQKIADETANIFSMEAANLLNVTNVNILSKAKAQTTPISPKPKLYLAISVIAGLVLGLAIALLKELFDNKINKEEDIETLGLTVLGVTTYAQMSDFNKNTNKNGTQSGTKSSPPSDHEVNRSLKRNKR, from the coding sequence ATGCAGGAAATACAGGAACAAACGATTGATTTAAGAGGGATTTTTAAAATTATTCGCAAAAGGTTAGGTTTAATATTATTTAGTGCTTTAATAGTCACAACATTAGGGAGCATCTACACATTTTTTATAGCCTCCCCAGTTTACACAGCCTCGACTCAACTTGTCGTTAAACTACCAAATTCGGATAATTCAGCAGCCTACGCTGGACAAGTGACCGGGAATATTCAAATGGCGAACACAATTAACCAAGTTATTGTTAGTCCAGTCATTTTAGATAAAGTTCAAAGTAATTTAAATCTATCTGATGACTCTTTCCAAAAACAAGTTACAGCAACAAATCTAACAAATTCACAAGTTATCACACTTACTGTTAAATATTCTAATCCTTATGTTGCTCAAAAGATTGCAGATGAGACTGCAAACATATTTAGTATGGAAGCAGCTAATTTATTGAACGTTACGAATGTTAATATCTTATCCAAAGCAAAAGCTCAAACAACACCAATTAGTCCTAAACCTAAATTGTATTTAGCGATATCTGTTATAGCCGGACTAGTTTTAGGTTTAGCCATTGCTTTATTGAAGGAATTGTTTGATAACAAAATTAATAAAGAAGAAGATATTGAAACCCTGGGACTCACGGTTCTTGGTGTAACAACCTATGCTCAAATGAGTGATTTTAATAAGAATACAAATAAAAATGGCACGCAATCGGGAACTAAGTCAAGTCCGCCTAGCGACCATGAAGTAAATAGATCATTAAAAAGGAATAAAAGATAG
- a CDS encoding polysaccharide biosynthesis tyrosine autokinase, giving the protein MAKNKRSIDNNRYIITSVNPQSPISEQYRTIRTTIDFKMADQGIKSFLVTSSEAAAGKSTESANIAVAFAQQGKKVLLIDGDLRKPTVNITFKVQNRVGLTNILMHQSSIEDAIQGTRLSENLTIITSGPIPPNPSELLASSAMKNLIDSVSDLFDVVLIDTPPLSAVTDAQILSSYVGGVVLVVRAYETKKESLAKTKKILEQVNANILGVVLHGVDSSDSPSYYYYGVE; this is encoded by the coding sequence ATGGCTAAAAATAAAAGAAGCATAGACAATAATCGTTATATTATTACCAGTGTCAATCCTCAATCACCTATTTCCGAACAATATCGTACGATTCGTACGACCATTGATTTTAAAATGGCGGATCAAGGGATTAAAAGTTTTCTAGTAACATCTTCAGAAGCAGCTGCAGGTAAATCAACCGAGAGTGCTAATATAGCTGTTGCTTTTGCACAACAAGGTAAAAAAGTACTTTTAATTGATGGCGATCTTCGTAAACCGACTGTTAACATTACTTTTAAAGTACAAAATAGAGTAGGGTTAACCAATATTTTAATGCATCAATCTTCGATTGAAGATGCCATACAAGGGACAAGACTTTCTGAAAATCTTACAATAATTACCTCTGGTCCAATTCCACCTAATCCATCGGAATTATTAGCATCTAGTGCAATGAAGAATTTGATTGACTCTGTGTCCGATCTCTTTGATGTTGTTTTGATTGATACTCCACCTCTCTCTGCAGTTACTGATGCTCAAATTTTGAGTAGTTATGTAGGAGGAGTGGTTCTTGTTGTACGTGCCTATGAAACAAAAAAAGAGAGTTTAGCAAAAACAAAAAAAATACTGGAACAAGTTAATGCAAATATATTAGGAGTTGTTTTGCATGGGGTAGACTCTTCTGACTCACCGTCGTATTACTACTACGGAGTAGAGTAA
- a CDS encoding glycosyltransferase family 4 protein, translated as MKKVLMIGNHPRVKGGISTVIVRFLEFEWDESKIKLRFIPTYIDSNLTVQLIFFMKSIFSILVQLIFNRPTVLYIHMSYKGSFYRAWLVSLLAKIFKVEIIIHLHGSEFKEWYDNCSLSNQKIIRRFLLLSRYVIVLGNEWDKKIKKIDSRIKTKIIMNSVEIPKEIIHWNSEISFLYLGVLIKRKNVDKLIEAFKSINNTNVILNIAGYGRDYKDLRKKVINLGLNERVIFHGWIDKKEKIDLIRRSRFLILPSQNEGLPMAILEAISYGLPVLATDVGDIKEAVIPFKNGFIISSDLTDLTSKLNILCGIDEISWTKMSHNSRKIAEIKFSEKNYFSEISKLF; from the coding sequence ATGAAAAAAGTATTAATGATTGGGAATCATCCCAGAGTTAAAGGAGGGATTTCTACTGTTATTGTGCGGTTTCTAGAGTTTGAGTGGGACGAATCAAAAATAAAGTTAAGATTTATTCCTACATATATTGACAGTAATTTAACTGTTCAATTAATTTTTTTTATGAAAAGTATTTTCAGCATATTGGTACAACTTATTTTTAATCGACCAACTGTGTTATATATACATATGTCATATAAAGGAAGTTTTTATAGAGCATGGCTAGTTAGTCTGTTGGCTAAAATTTTTAAAGTCGAGATCATAATTCATTTACATGGTTCAGAATTTAAAGAATGGTATGATAATTGCAGTCTGAGTAATCAGAAAATTATAAGGAGGTTTCTTTTATTATCAAGGTATGTTATTGTTCTTGGAAATGAGTGGGATAAAAAAATAAAAAAAATTGATTCTAGAATTAAAACTAAAATTATTATGAATTCTGTTGAAATTCCTAAAGAAATAATACACTGGAACAGTGAAATAAGTTTTCTATATCTAGGAGTTTTAATCAAACGTAAAAATGTTGATAAGTTAATAGAAGCATTTAAAAGTATAAATAATACAAATGTAATCCTAAATATAGCGGGATATGGAAGAGATTACAAAGATTTAAGAAAGAAAGTAATAAATTTAGGCCTTAACGAAAGAGTTATCTTTCATGGATGGATTGATAAAAAAGAAAAGATTGATCTTATACGGAGAAGCCGCTTTTTAATATTGCCCTCACAAAATGAGGGACTACCCATGGCGATACTTGAAGCAATCAGCTATGGTTTGCCAGTTCTCGCTACAGATGTTGGGGATATAAAAGAAGCTGTTATTCCTTTTAAAAATGGATTTATTATTTCTTCAGATTTGACCGATCTAACTAGTAAGTTAAATATCCTATGTGGAATCGACGAAATCAGTTGGACTAAAATGAGTCATAATTCAAGAAAAATAGCCGAAATTAAATTTTCAGAAAAAAATTATTTTAGTGAAATAAGCAAATTATTTTAA
- a CDS encoding sugar transferase, giving the protein MEVFEDTSSPEPEEHKLVELKKFYHREIIIKRGIDILGGLVGSGLFLIAAALLYVPYKMSSEKDQGPMFYKQKRYGKNGKIFYILKFRTMILNAEQYLELHPEVKAAYHANGNKLESDPRVTKIGSFIRRHSIDELPQFINVLKGDMALVGPRPILLFEAKEYGKRLPYLLMCKPGITGYWTTHGRSKVLFPQRADLELYYLQYHSTKNDIKLLILTIAQSIYGSDAY; this is encoded by the coding sequence ATGGAAGTTTTTGAAGATACCTCATCACCTGAACCGGAAGAGCATAAGTTAGTAGAATTAAAAAAATTTTATCACAGAGAGATAATTATAAAAAGAGGGATTGATATTTTAGGGGGATTAGTGGGTTCAGGTTTATTTCTTATCGCGGCTGCATTGCTCTATGTCCCTTACAAAATGAGCTCGGAAAAAGATCAAGGGCCAATGTTCTATAAACAAAAACGCTATGGAAAAAACGGTAAAATTTTTTATATTTTAAAATTTAGAACAATGATTCTTAATGCTGAGCAGTATTTAGAGCTACATCCAGAAGTTAAAGCCGCCTATCATGCCAATGGCAATAAACTAGAAAGTGATCCCCGTGTAACGAAGATTGGATCATTTATAAGACGACACTCAATTGATGAACTGCCACAGTTTATCAATGTTCTTAAAGGGGATATGGCATTAGTTGGTCCAAGACCAATTCTGCTTTTTGAAGCGAAAGAATATGGGAAACGCCTCCCTTACTTACTCATGTGCAAACCAGGAATCACTGGTTATTGGACGACACATGGTCGAAGTAAAGTTCTTTTTCCTCAACGAGCAGATTTAGAACTCTATTATCTCCAGTACCATAGCACCAAGAACGATATCAAGCTTCTCATACTTACAATTGCACAAAGTATTTACGGATCGGACGCATATTGA
- the pssE gene encoding PssE/Cps14G family polysaccharide biosynthesis glycosyltransferase has translation MIFIILGSQKFQFNRLLKEIDQLIEEDYIKEEVFAQIGVSTYKPNNFFYKNFLDRKEFQKKISTSSIIITHGGTGAIIESIKKGKKVIAVSRLKKFGEHVDDHQIEILKQFAELKLIEPCINVSNLKDALTNINIKFYEQYRSNSKVYIESIEKYVRGL, from the coding sequence ATGATATTTATTATTTTAGGATCCCAAAAATTTCAATTTAATAGGCTTCTTAAGGAAATTGACCAGTTGATTGAAGAGGATTATATTAAAGAAGAAGTATTTGCACAAATAGGAGTAAGTACTTATAAACCAAATAATTTTTTCTACAAAAATTTTTTAGATAGAAAAGAGTTTCAAAAAAAAATATCTACCTCTAGTATAATAATAACACATGGAGGAACAGGAGCTATTATTGAATCTATAAAAAAAGGGAAAAAAGTCATAGCAGTTTCTAGACTAAAAAAATTTGGTGAACATGTCGATGATCATCAAATAGAAATACTAAAACAGTTTGCGGAACTTAAGTTAATTGAACCGTGCATAAATGTGTCAAATTTAAAAGATGCATTAACCAATATTAATATAAAATTTTATGAACAATATCGTTCAAATTCAAAAGTGTATATAGAATCAATTGAAAAATATGTGAGGGGTTTATGA
- a CDS encoding ImmA/IrrE family metallo-endopeptidase, with protein MLSKIKRLIKELGIEIQYMDFSGNGYFGIENNTAIIFINESLDEIETSLTLLHETAHFLNGDCKKYITNHFQNDNLEFEANKYMISKVMRMLDEKYDFTPDTNYQQIIDSLNLPYHLDGVIVDEFNDIISDKFGMTPYQ; from the coding sequence ATGCTATCAAAGATTAAGCGACTAATAAAAGAACTTGGAATAGAAATTCAATATATGGATTTTAGTGGTAATGGATATTTTGGTATCGAAAATAACACCGCCATTATCTTTATAAATGAAAGTTTAGACGAAATAGAAACATCACTTACTTTATTGCATGAAACAGCACATTTCCTAAATGGAGATTGTAAAAAATATATCACTAATCATTTCCAAAATGATAATTTAGAGTTTGAAGCAAATAAATACATGATAAGCAAAGTCATGAGAATGCTAGATGAAAAATACGACTTCACTCCAGATACGAACTATCAACAAATAATTGATAGCTTGAACCTGCCATATCATCTTGATGGTGTTATCGTTGATGAATTTAACGATATTATATCTGATAAGTTTGGTATGACTCCTTATCAATAG
- a CDS encoding tyrosine-protein phosphatase, producing the protein MIDIHCHILPGIDDGAKTSGDTLTMLKSAIDEGITTITATPHHNPQFNNESPLILKKVKEVQNIIDEHQLPIEVLPGQEVRIYGDLLKEFSEGKLLTAAGTSSYILIEFPSNHVPAYAKELFYNIQLEGLQPILVHPERNSGIIENPDILFDFIEQGVLSQITASSVTGHFGKKIQKLSFKMIENHLTHFVASDAHNVTSRAFKMKEAFKMIEDSYGSGVSRMFQNNAESVISNESFYQEKPTKIKTKKFLGLF; encoded by the coding sequence ATGATTGATATTCATTGTCATATTTTACCGGGGATAGATGATGGAGCTAAAACTTCTGGAGATACTCTGACAATGCTGAAATCAGCAATTGATGAAGGGATAACAACTATCACTGCGACTCCTCATCATAATCCTCAATTTAATAATGAATCACCGCTTATTTTGAAAAAAGTTAAGGAAGTTCAAAATATCATTGACGAACATCAATTACCAATTGAAGTTTTACCCGGACAAGAGGTGAGAATATATGGTGATCTATTAAAAGAATTTTCTGAAGGAAAGTTACTGACAGCAGCGGGCACTTCAAGTTATATATTGATTGAATTTCCATCAAATCATGTGCCAGCTTATGCTAAAGAACTTTTTTATAATATTCAATTGGAGGGACTTCAACCTATTTTGGTCCACCCTGAGCGTAATAGTGGAATCATTGAGAACCCTGATATATTATTTGATTTTATTGAACAAGGAGTACTAAGTCAGATAACTGCTTCAAGTGTCACTGGTCATTTTGGTAAAAAAATACAAAAGCTGTCATTTAAAATGATAGAAAACCATCTAACGCATTTTGTTGCATCAGATGCGCATAATGTGACGTCACGTGCATTTAAGATGAAGGAAGCATTTAAAATGATTGAAGATAGTTATGGTTCTGGTGTATCACGAATGTTTCAAAATAATGCAGAGTCAGTGATTTCAAACGAAAGTTTTTATCAAGAAAAACCAACAAAGATCAAAACAAAGAAATTTTTAGGATTATTTTAA
- the pssD gene encoding PssD/Cps14F family polysaccharide biosynthesis glycosyltransferase has product MKYKDKIICFASSSGGHFEQLMMLKPLMKKYPRSFIVTEKTDYKIYSDINIEYMCQVNRKQIHFFIYLIINFIISFFIVLRKKPDIIICTGALSMIPMCLVSKLFGAKLIFIESFAKINSPTLTGKFLYKYADVFYVQWETMKKFYPEAIFLGGIY; this is encoded by the coding sequence ATGAAATATAAAGATAAAATAATTTGTTTTGCCTCATCCTCTGGAGGACATTTTGAACAGCTCATGATGTTAAAGCCCTTAATGAAAAAATATCCTCGAAGTTTTATTGTTACTGAAAAGACTGATTATAAAATTTACTCTGATATTAATATTGAGTATATGTGTCAAGTAAATAGAAAACAAATACATTTTTTTATTTACTTGATTATTAATTTTATTATTTCCTTCTTTATAGTCCTAAGAAAAAAACCAGATATTATAATATGTACAGGAGCTCTTTCAATGATTCCTATGTGTTTAGTTTCAAAATTATTTGGTGCAAAATTGATTTTTATTGAGTCATTCGCAAAAATTAATTCACCTACCTTGACAGGTAAATTTTTATATAAATATGCCGATGTTTTTTATGTTCAATGGGAGACCATGAAAAAATTCTATCCAGAAGCAATATTTTTAGGAGGCATATACTGA
- a CDS encoding acyltransferase, with protein sequence MRKYNKYLKFSWILSIAKTIYFNLKYLPFKTAIKLPILIDYSVRIQIKKGGKIKVAKETTRFGVQIGGMEGYYTPHRKSSYLRIENSMEFKGNAKILRGCYVSSFGGEVIFGENFFANHDLHVISSDRIEFSKDVLIGYNCEFRDTGGHYINKKVSISPILIGKHVWIASDCKILQGVQLKDGCVVATESLVLSKINSLHQEKSLIGGSPAKVLKKNIVWKE encoded by the coding sequence ATGAGAAAATATAATAAATATTTGAAGTTCAGCTGGATATTATCGATAGCTAAGACAATTTATTTTAATTTAAAATACTTACCCTTTAAAACTGCAATAAAGCTACCTATACTAATTGACTATAGTGTACGTATTCAAATTAAGAAGGGAGGAAAAATAAAAGTTGCAAAAGAAACGACACGATTTGGTGTACAAATTGGAGGGATGGAGGGTTACTACACCCCCCATAGGAAAAGTTCATATTTAAGAATTGAAAATAGCATGGAATTTAAAGGGAATGCAAAGATCCTTAGAGGATGTTATGTTTCATCTTTTGGAGGAGAGGTTATTTTTGGGGAAAATTTTTTTGCAAATCATGACTTACATGTTATAAGCTCAGATAGAATAGAATTCTCTAAGGATGTTTTGATCGGTTATAATTGTGAATTTAGAGATACTGGGGGTCATTATATTAACAAAAAAGTTAGTATATCACCTATATTAATTGGTAAACATGTATGGATAGCTTCCGATTGTAAAATATTGCAAGGCGTTCAATTAAAGGATGGGTGTGTAGTTGCTACCGAATCGTTAGTTCTATCTAAAATCAATAGTTTACATCAAGAAAAATCATTGATTGGTGGGAGTCCAGCAAAAGTTTTGAAGAAAAACATTGTTTGGAAAGAATAA
- a CDS encoding helix-turn-helix domain-containing protein — protein sequence MFYERLKSLALEKNLSLNQVEKNLKLSRNTLANYKKGQTPSTERAILLANFFNVSTDYLLGNTDIKNQNQFDEDLEKSLDTFKSFDGKPMYDDDREKIREFLRKRMEDRLKDN from the coding sequence ATGTTCTACGAACGCTTGAAATCACTAGCTTTAGAAAAAAATTTATCTTTAAATCAAGTTGAAAAAAATCTGAAGCTATCTAGAAATACATTAGCTAACTACAAAAAGGGACAGACTCCGTCAACAGAAAGAGCTATCTTATTAGCAAATTTTTTTAATGTATCCACAGATTATCTTTTAGGAAATACTGACATAAAAAATCAAAATCAGTTTGACGAAGATTTAGAAAAATCCCTAGACACATTTAAATCATTTGACGGAAAACCAATGTATGATGATGACCGTGAAAAAATACGTGAATTTTTACGCAAAAGAATGGAAGATAGACTCAAAGATAACTAA
- a CDS encoding IS5 family transposase, with protein sequence MNLFGDSDYLEKLSSKGDPLERLEKVVDFECFRPTLNWIFKYDLKNKSHGGRPPYDLVLMLKILILQRLYNLSDDAMEYQMIDRISFRRFLKIDDKVPDAKTIWNFRNQLSKSNRGNWLFSAFQEKLESQGMIAHKGQIVDATFIEAPKQRNPKDENELIKANRVPVNWTKNKRAQKDTAARWTIKGNERHYGYKNHIAIDTKSKFVKNYQTTPANVHDSQVIGVLVDPDEITLADSAYQNQATPKGAELFTCLKNTRSKSLKADDKMFNKIISKIRVRIEHVFGFVENSMHGSSLRSIGFDRAVLNTDLTNLTYNLLRYEQVKRLNLKTWR encoded by the coding sequence ATGAATTTATTTGGAGATAGCGACTATCTTGAAAAATTAAGTTCAAAAGGAGACCCTCTTGAGCGGCTAGAAAAAGTGGTTGATTTCGAGTGTTTTCGCCCAACTCTTAACTGGATTTTTAAGTATGATTTAAAAAACAAATCTCATGGTGGTAGACCGCCCTATGACCTTGTTTTAATGTTGAAAATTCTAATTTTACAACGCTTATACAATCTATCTGATGATGCAATGGAATATCAAATGATTGACCGGATTTCGTTTAGAAGATTCCTTAAGATTGATGACAAGGTACCAGACGCAAAGACTATCTGGAACTTTAGAAATCAGCTATCAAAATCTAATAGAGGAAACTGGCTTTTTTCTGCCTTTCAAGAAAAACTTGAATCACAAGGGATGATCGCTCATAAAGGACAGATTGTTGATGCAACATTCATAGAGGCGCCTAAACAACGTAATCCAAAAGACGAAAATGAATTGATAAAAGCAAATAGGGTACCAGTGAATTGGACGAAGAACAAAAGAGCACAGAAGGATACAGCTGCTCGCTGGACAATTAAAGGTAATGAGAGACACTATGGCTACAAAAATCATATTGCTATAGATACCAAATCAAAATTCGTAAAGAATTATCAAACAACGCCTGCAAATGTGCATGATTCTCAAGTAATAGGTGTTCTTGTTGATCCCGATGAGATCACCTTAGCAGACTCAGCTTATCAAAATCAAGCAACACCTAAAGGTGCTGAACTTTTTACCTGTCTTAAAAACACACGTTCTAAATCTCTTAAGGCAGACGATAAAATGTTTAATAAAATCATTTCGAAAATACGTGTCCGTATTGAACATGTATTTGGCTTTGTTGAAAATTCAATGCATGGTTCTAGTTTACGTTCTATTGGATTCGATCGAGCTGTTTTAAATACTGACCTTACAAATCTGACTTATAACTTATTGAGGTACGAACAAGTTAAACGTTTAAATCTCAAAACATGGAGGTAA
- a CDS encoding SGNH/GDSL hydrolase family protein, producing the protein MMKKGIFVITIVISIALIIGGFYSYNSRINNLSKANKGKEVVKNSSEKNQIDLTYKKYYKNLPKLVQNKIDDISSKNKEVTLTCIWQSDSVISEQFQQNLQKYYGNKFWNIKNITYNGETSEQLLTEKVENQVLATNPDVVLYEAPLFNDNQNIEATASLTSNGQLITNFASTGAEVIVQPSPPIYGGVVYPVQEEQFKQSLSTKYPYIDYWSSYPDKNSDEMKGLFADDGVYGTLNDSGNKIWLDYITKYFTAN; encoded by the coding sequence ATGATGAAAAAAGGAATTTTTGTAATTACTATAGTGATATCTATAGCATTGATAATTGGAGGTTTTTATAGTTATAATTCTAGGATAAATAATCTTTCAAAAGCTAATAAAGGAAAAGAAGTTGTAAAAAATAGCAGTGAAAAAAATCAGATAGACCTTACCTATAAAAAGTATTATAAAAATTTACCAAAATTAGTTCAAAATAAAATAGATGATATTTCATCCAAAAATAAAGAAGTTACTTTAACTTGTATTTGGCAATCTGATTCAGTTATTTCTGAACAATTTCAACAAAACTTACAAAAATATTATGGAAATAAGTTTTGGAACATCAAAAATATCACTTACAATGGTGAAACTAGTGAACAATTATTGACTGAAAAAGTTGAAAACCAAGTATTAGCCACTAATCCTGATGTTGTTTTATATGAAGCTCCACTTTTTAATGATAACCAGAACATTGAAGCAACAGCCTCACTGACTAGTAATGGGCAACTTATAACAAATTTCGCTAGTACAGGAGCGGAGGTGATAGTTCAACCTTCTCCACCGATCTATGGTGGTGTTGTGTACCCTGTACAAGAAGAACAATTTAAACAATCTTTATCTACAAAATATCCCTATATAGACTACTGGTCTAGTTACCCAGACAAAAATTCTGATGAAATGAAGGGGCTATTTGCTGATGATGGAGTTTATGGAACGCTAAATGATTCGGGGAATAAGATTTGGCTAGATTATATTACTAAATATTTTACAGCAAACTAA
- a CDS encoding glycosyltransferase: MNNLAFVVLNYNSADDTIRCVERLLSFNKNFWIIIVDNFSSDDSQERISKQFQSKKKIILLPSEENRGYAAGNNIGIKYAIGTLNVEYIGIINPDVLIPYNLLEKILTAFSIHKDIVLLSGEMEWNNAKVTNYWDIPTSRNIVTQHSLFFKNKKEVKNTKKISSNVMEVECVSGAFFIAKSFILESINYLDEGTFLYNEENILGINIKKRGFKEAIIKNEFYLHLHPIDKRKKIPLKNKIISSEPSYKSSKYLLEKYYNGKKLRSLFLAEVSNKVFLFLAYLKKLITYEK; encoded by the coding sequence TTGAATAACCTAGCTTTTGTTGTATTAAATTATAATTCGGCGGATGATACGATTAGATGTGTAGAACGACTATTAAGCTTTAATAAAAATTTTTGGATAATAATAGTGGATAATTTTTCTAGCGATGACTCACAAGAAAGAATAAGTAAACAATTTCAATCTAAAAAAAAAATTATTCTGTTGCCTTCTGAAGAAAATAGAGGGTATGCAGCTGGCAATAATATTGGAATAAAATACGCAATAGGTACTCTAAATGTGGAATATATTGGGATAATTAATCCGGACGTGTTGATTCCATATAATCTTTTAGAAAAAATACTTACTGCTTTTAGTATTCATAAAGACATCGTTTTACTTAGTGGTGAAATGGAATGGAACAATGCAAAGGTAACCAACTATTGGGATATACCAACCTCAAGAAATATAGTAACTCAGCATTCACTTTTTTTTAAGAATAAAAAGGAAGTGAAAAATACAAAAAAAATTTCGTCTAATGTGATGGAAGTAGAATGTGTATCCGGGGCATTTTTCATAGCAAAATCATTTATTTTGGAAAGTATTAACTATCTTGATGAGGGCACATTCTTGTATAATGAAGAAAATATACTTGGAATTAATATAAAAAAAAGAGGATTTAAAGAAGCAATTATAAAAAATGAATTTTACCTCCATCTCCACCCCATAGATAAGAGAAAGAAAATTCCGTTAAAAAATAAAATTATTTCAAGTGAACCCTCATACAAATCGAGTAAGTATTTATTGGAAAAATATTACAATGGAAAAAAACTAAGATCACTGTTTTTGGCTGAAGTTAGTAATAAAGTGTTTCTTTTCTTGGCTTACTTAAAAAAATTAATAACCTATGAAAAATAA
- a CDS encoding glycosyltransferase family 4 protein: protein MNILFLTFSMLSGGTEHLTVDICNELVNRKHNVHLYIVNEHYDEEVLSKLDEKVVVIKQNRREASGNKLVTIKKVSEYIKDKKIKIVHCNNPTAPDLLLLKPFLFPKVKIIQTIHDTMGYGKMPLHKVYFRNIQIHKFIAISNSVRNDMVLHGANKNKIEVIYNGIKIKKYSPCYQVKSSSKFIIGNVARINPCQKRQDLLIMAIAKVKKVYPNIECRFAGMVSKDQQKEFEILKGLVKKHNLDENIKFCGNVLDIPKFLDDLDLFVLPSRTEGFGLSLVEAMAMGVPVIASNIEGPSEVIGNNERGLLFKTGDLDSLVENILYAIKNINHIKEKSSEIRDYVITNFDISQTVDRLETIYVSVGGKFE, encoded by the coding sequence ATGAATATTTTATTTTTAACTTTTTCAATGCTATCTGGTGGTACAGAACACCTAACAGTCGATATTTGTAATGAATTAGTAAATAGAAAACATAATGTTCATCTATATATAGTAAATGAACATTATGATGAGGAAGTTCTAAGTAAATTAGATGAAAAAGTCGTAGTAATTAAACAGAACAGAAGAGAAGCTAGTGGTAATAAATTGGTTACGATAAAAAAAGTGAGCGAATATATAAAAGATAAGAAGATAAAAATCGTTCACTGTAATAATCCTACTGCACCGGACTTATTATTATTAAAGCCTTTTCTCTTCCCGAAAGTTAAGATCATTCAAACAATTCATGATACAATGGGGTATGGTAAGATGCCACTGCATAAAGTTTATTTTAGAAATATACAAATTCATAAGTTTATTGCAATCTCAAATTCAGTTAGAAATGACATGGTTTTACATGGTGCTAACAAAAACAAAATAGAAGTTATTTATAATGGTATTAAAATAAAAAAATATAGTCCATGTTACCAAGTCAAGAGTTCTTCGAAATTTATAATTGGTAATGTGGCTCGAATAAATCCTTGTCAAAAAAGACAGGACCTACTCATCATGGCTATCGCAAAGGTAAAAAAAGTTTATCCAAATATTGAATGTAGGTTTGCTGGTATGGTTTCCAAAGATCAGCAAAAAGAATTTGAAATACTCAAAGGACTTGTTAAAAAACATAATCTAGACGAAAATATAAAATTTTGTGGGAATGTACTTGATATACCAAAGTTTTTGGATGATTTAGATTTATTTGTTCTTCCATCTAGAACTGAAGGATTTGGGCTGTCTCTTGTTGAAGCAATGGCTATGGGTGTTCCCGTAATAGCAAGTAATATTGAAGGCCCATCTGAGGTGATTGGTAATAATGAAAGGGGACTTTTGTTTAAAACTGGAGATTTAGATAGTTTAGTAGAAAATATATTATATGCTATTAAAAATATCAATCATATAAAAGAGAAATCATCTGAAATCAGAGATTACGTAATAACTAATTTTGATATTTCTCAGACTGTAGATAGACTTGAAACGATTTATGTTTCTGTAGGAGGTAAATTTGAATAA